The following proteins are encoded in a genomic region of Deinococcus cellulosilyticus NBRC 106333 = KACC 11606:
- a CDS encoding HD domain-containing phosphohydrolase — protein sequence MPESQSLAVQATRLALEWPAGASFRFAALFAQALNCSTSAVWLTRPGTEWLTVVGHYGISGRDLQLLQQTELHMKGEKLACQALKTEQIKLVWTSDLQELGPTEGTLMQAFGLSTLYCCALRLPDGAYGVMYAASREVQQPETGQIVLAAQVAQSLTVGLYNQELRAQARRSERRFQRITDHSLDLMMVLQGSTITYVNPSCEHILGYTQKEMLGTDFTGYVHPEDLEKTLQAAAQLSEEQDVMFFQNRFVHQSGRTVHLEWNSVFVDGETIGMARDVTGRMEMQEELLRRQQELEFIAQNAATFVAHFNRDLERVYQSPNSHLLHGYHPDELPATLTAFLVHPLDQERLSELIQQGIQEGWRLHHVEFRMRHRSGRSFWVQTAIRFLWQEGHFDGLILTTMDVSDRVEAQLQLQEALEDARGLVDFTVRLEETQDFREVTRVALEHCVHRMPFNMAIYIEFQGEGPVVEQVATRDLVVDPEVLEQVVRDHFRQVGDRELALLTTHRMRLYDPDAATWMDCQPGLLFPSQQVILSVQLDGQLRGVIALSRSRQDTHLEETTLKLLRAIQDRINHAAERSLHLHQLASSREETLRTLGIVLEHRDFETRGHTDRVVELSVDLGRTLGLGEEELLALRWGAFLHDTGKMAISDAILLKPGRLTPEEFEVVKKHSQIGFDMLRHIPTLTRESLQVVLHHHEKWDGTGYPAGLKGTGIPFLARIFTVVDVYDALVSRRPYKEPFSHEDAMQEIERCSGGMFDPGVVVAFSSLMRSRMQGR from the coding sequence ATGCCTGAATCCCAATCTCTCGCCGTCCAGGCCACCCGGCTGGCCCTGGAATGGCCTGCAGGCGCATCCTTTCGGTTCGCTGCCCTTTTTGCCCAGGCCCTGAATTGCAGCACTTCGGCGGTGTGGCTCACCCGTCCGGGAACCGAGTGGCTGACGGTGGTGGGGCATTATGGGATCAGTGGCAGGGACCTGCAGCTTTTGCAGCAGACAGAGCTGCACATGAAGGGCGAAAAGCTGGCCTGTCAGGCCCTCAAAACAGAGCAGATCAAACTGGTGTGGACCTCAGACCTGCAGGAACTCGGCCCCACCGAGGGGACCCTGATGCAGGCTTTTGGCCTCTCCACCCTGTACTGTTGTGCCCTGAGGTTGCCGGATGGGGCGTATGGGGTGATGTACGCGGCTTCCAGGGAGGTGCAGCAGCCCGAAACCGGGCAGATTGTGCTGGCCGCACAGGTGGCCCAATCCCTGACGGTGGGACTGTACAACCAGGAACTCCGGGCGCAGGCCCGCCGCAGTGAACGCAGGTTTCAGCGCATCACCGACCATTCGCTGGATCTGATGATGGTGCTTCAGGGCAGCACCATCACTTACGTGAACCCCTCCTGTGAACACATTCTGGGGTACACCCAGAAAGAGATGCTGGGTACGGATTTCACCGGGTATGTGCACCCGGAGGACCTGGAAAAGACCCTGCAGGCCGCAGCACAGCTTTCTGAGGAGCAGGACGTGATGTTCTTCCAGAACCGTTTTGTGCACCAGAGTGGCAGGACGGTGCACCTGGAGTGGAATTCGGTGTTTGTGGATGGAGAAACCATCGGCATGGCGCGCGATGTCACGGGCCGCATGGAGATGCAAGAGGAGTTGCTCAGGCGGCAGCAGGAACTGGAATTCATTGCCCAGAATGCAGCCACTTTTGTGGCCCACTTCAACCGGGACCTGGAGCGGGTGTACCAGTCCCCGAACAGCCACCTGTTGCACGGTTACCACCCTGATGAACTTCCAGCGACCCTCACCGCTTTTCTGGTGCATCCACTGGACCAGGAACGGCTCTCGGAGTTGATCCAGCAGGGCATTCAGGAAGGCTGGCGCCTGCACCATGTGGAGTTCCGCATGCGCCACCGCAGTGGACGCAGCTTCTGGGTGCAGACGGCCATCCGCTTCCTGTGGCAGGAAGGGCATTTTGATGGGTTGATCCTGACCACCATGGATGTCTCGGACCGGGTGGAAGCCCAGTTGCAATTGCAAGAGGCCCTCGAAGATGCCCGGGGACTGGTGGATTTCACGGTTCGTCTGGAAGAAACGCAGGATTTCAGGGAGGTCACCCGGGTGGCCCTGGAGCACTGTGTGCACCGCATGCCTTTCAACATGGCCATCTACATCGAATTCCAGGGGGAAGGGCCTGTGGTCGAGCAGGTCGCCACCCGGGACCTGGTGGTTGATCCGGAGGTGCTGGAGCAGGTGGTGCGGGACCACTTCCGGCAGGTGGGGGACAGGGAACTTGCTTTGCTGACCACCCACCGCATGCGGCTGTACGATCCAGACGCCGCCACCTGGATGGACTGCCAGCCGGGTCTCCTTTTCCCATCCCAGCAGGTCATTTTGTCGGTGCAACTGGACGGGCAGCTTCGTGGGGTGATTGCCCTGTCCCGGTCCAGGCAGGACACCCACCTGGAAGAGACCACCCTGAAGCTGCTGCGAGCCATTCAGGACCGCATCAACCACGCTGCAGAGCGCTCCCTGCACCTCCATCAGCTGGCCTCCAGCCGGGAGGAAACCCTGCGCACGCTGGGCATTGTGCTGGAGCACCGGGATTTTGAGACCAGGGGGCACACCGATCGGGTGGTGGAGCTTTCCGTGGACCTGGGCCGGACCCTGGGGCTCGGTGAGGAAGAGCTGCTGGCCCTGCGCTGGGGCGCGTTTCTGCACGACACCGGAAAAATGGCCATCTCAGATGCCATCTTGCTGAAACCCGGAAGGCTCACCCCCGAGGAGTTCGAGGTGGTCAAAAAGCACAGCCAGATTGGGTTTGACATGCTCAGGCACATTCCCACCCTCACCCGTGAAAGCCTGCAGGTGGTGTTGCACCACCATGAAAAGTGGGATGGGACAGGCTATCCTGCAGGCCTGAAGGGCACAGGCATCCCGTTCCTGGCCCGGATTTTCACGGTGGTGGATGTGTACGATGCGCTGGTGTCCAGAAGGCCCTACAAGGAGCCTTTCAGCCATGAGGACGCCATGCAGGAAATCGAGCGCTGCTCCGGGGGCATGTTTGATCCCGGGGTGGTGGTGGCTTTCAGCAGCCTGATGCGCTCCAGAATGCAGGGCAGGTAG
- a CDS encoding DoxX family protein gives MSTTQDLRTQIPEPTLTRFLFADTRLAPLWTLLRIWLGYEWLHAGWGKVTNPAGVWVGDKAGVAIEGFLKGSLAKTQGDHPDVSGWYASFIQNVALPNAELLSYMVAFGEVFVGIALILGLFTGIAAFFGGLMNANFLFAGTVSSNPIMLVAAFAIVLGWRIAGHYGLDRIALPMVGVPGAPGRLFRRVTPQAKPAL, from the coding sequence ATGAGCACCACACAAGACCTCCGTACGCAAATCCCCGAACCCACCCTCACCCGCTTCCTCTTCGCCGACACCCGCCTCGCCCCCCTCTGGACCCTCCTCAGAATCTGGCTGGGCTACGAGTGGCTGCATGCTGGATGGGGCAAAGTCACCAACCCCGCAGGGGTGTGGGTCGGAGACAAAGCCGGGGTGGCCATCGAAGGCTTCCTGAAAGGCTCACTGGCCAAAACCCAGGGAGACCACCCCGATGTGTCAGGCTGGTATGCCAGTTTCATCCAGAACGTTGCGCTCCCCAATGCAGAACTGCTGAGTTACATGGTGGCGTTTGGTGAAGTGTTCGTGGGGATCGCCCTGATTCTGGGCCTGTTCACCGGAATTGCAGCGTTCTTCGGCGGATTGATGAATGCGAACTTCCTGTTCGCGGGGACCGTGTCCTCGAACCCGATCATGCTGGTGGCTGCGTTTGCGATCGTGCTGGGGTGGAGGATTGCAGGGCATTACGGTCTGGACCGCATTGCGCTCCCGATGGTGGGGGTTCCCGGAGCTCCTGGAAGACTGTTCAGACGAGTCACTCCTCAGGCGAAACCCGCCCTGTAA